TCTTTGGGCAACCAAAAATGAACAATTGTGTGAATTAATTAAGAAGTCTTATTCCACCTTCACACCGCTTTCTATTCATGATACAGCAATGGATATGTATAAAACCTACCTGGTAGTGGGAGGCATGCCCAGAGCCGTCCTGGAATATGTGGACACAAACGACTTTGATTTTGTATTGGCGGCGCAAAAAAATCTCAATGATGCGTATATTGCTGATATGGCCAAATATACTACTCCACAGGAAACTACAAAAATCATGGCAGCCTGGAACAGTGTACCCGCACAGCTTGCAAAAGAAAACCATAAGTTTCAATATAAAGTGATTAAATCAGGAGCCCGGGCCTATGAATACGAAACACCCATTGATTGGCTGAGTTCAGCCGGAATCATCAACAAGTGCATCCGGATTACTGAGGGTAGAATGCCACTTTCTGCCTATGCAGATAATGCATCTTTCAAGATATATATGATGGATGTCGGGCTACTCTGTTCCAAATTCGGGATTCCTGCTAACATCATTGCTAATAGCCCACACAGTTTTGATGGTTTTAAAGGGGCTTTAGCCGAAAATTATATTATGCAAGTCCTGGTGACGAGTGGATTCAAACCATTTTATTGGAGTTCTCAAGGTAAAGCCGAGGTTGATTTTATCTTTCAGGATAAACAAGGACGTATCATCCCGCTGGAAGGGAAGTCTGCTGAAAATGTACGCTCAAAGAGCCTGAGAACCTTTGTATCACAGTATAACCCTCCCTATTCGATAAGGGTATCAGCAAAAAACTTTGGGTTCGAGAATCAGATTAAAAGTATCCCTTTATATGCTTTATTCTGCCTTAATCCGGATGGGGGCAATGAATAGTGGATAAATTTATAAGCGAACAGGGAGCAATTTCATATGGTTATTCCTGACGTAAGAATTCTGTAACGCTTAAACCTGTTTCTTCCTTAAAGCATTTATAAAAATACTTTGCAACCGCATACGGGATCTCCTCTTTGGACGACTTCTGCTGTGCAGTAAATTTTGAGCCATCTCAATGCGATAGTGCCGCAAAAACTCGGAAAAGGAATCTTATCATAGCCAGGATGAAGGTTTTAAACAAGGTAAGATTTTAAGTTTGTGGTTAAATTTTAGGATTAATTTTAAAAGAAGTGTAATATTTTAAGATAGAAAAACGACACAGCTAACGCTGTGCCGCCTCTGGAGAACATTCTTATATTGTTTTATGTGTGCCACCCTGTGGGGTAGCTTTTTATTCTTTTTTATCTTCGTTATGCACAGCTTCCGTCTTTTTACTTCTTCCTCTCACCACAAAAAGTATAATTCCGGCCGCAAACATAAAGATTGAGATAAATTGTGATGTGGACAGTGCTCCCACGGTCCCGCGTATCAAATCTCCTCTGAAATATTCCAGGATAAATCGTCCGCCACTGTAGAGGATCAGATACAAAGCAGTAACCTGTCCGTCTGCCTTTTTCCGCTTATGAAACCATATCAGGAACACAAACAGCAAAAAATCCAGTCCGCTGGATATCAGCTGTGTGGGAACCAGAGATACGTTGTTGGGGGCAAAATCTGAGCTGTGAAAAGTAATTCCATAATTGGATTTTGTCTCTACTCCGTAACAGCATCCGGCAAAAAAGCAGCCGATTCTTCCAATTGCCTGTGCCAACGCAACGCTGGGCAATGCCAGATCAAAATATTTCCAGGGCTCCAGCTTATACTTTCTGCAGAATAACCATGCTCCCAGGATTCCTCCTATAATACCTCCATATACCACCCAACCGTCTCCAAAGTTGCGAATAATAATCATCGGATCCTTCATAATCTGAGGCAATATGGTCAGACAATATAAAATCTTAGAGCCCGCAAATCCAAAGATCAGGCACCAGATAACCAGGTCAAAAATCTTTTCTGAATCCAGACCCTGCTTCTTCGCCCGCCTTTCAGCAACAACATATGCTGCGATAATACCAATTGCAATCATCAGACCATACGTATGCACGGTAAACGGTCCGATGGAAAATAAATCATTATACATGAACTCCTCCTGTGTCTTTTCTGTTACAATAAATCGAAACAATCAATATAGCAATTATATCTTATAATAAATAAAAAAACAATGAAGTTCACAGTTTTTATACATTTTCATTTCTCAATGTGCTAAAATGATGATACTGAAGTTAAGCAGAGAGGAATATGATTTATGATTCATTTTGAGTGTGACTATACGGAAGGCTGTCATTCTTCTATCTTGAAAAAATTAATTGAAACCAATGAGGAGCAGACCTGCGGTTACGGCCTGGACGGACATTGTGAACACGCACGTGCTCTGATTTGTGATTTATGTGAGGCTCCCGACGCCGACGTGCACTTTCTGGTGGGCGGTACGCAGACCAATACCACGGTCATTGCCTCTATCCTGCGCCCGCATCAGGGCGTGTTATGTGCCGGTACCGGGCATATTAATGTGCATGAGACCGGTGCTATAGAGGCAACAGGACATAAAGTTCTGCCCTTGCCAAGTCAAAATGGTAAGATAACCGCATCTCAAATTCAGGCTGCCTATGATGAGCACTGGAATGACAGTGACCATGAACACATCGTACAACCCGGGATGGTTTATGTTTCACAATCAACAGAGAATGGAACTATCTACTCAAAAGCTGAGCTTACCTGTCTCCATGAAACCTGTCAAAGATGTGGACTCCCTCTCTTTTTGGACGGTGCACGTCTGGGCTATGCCATGGAGTCCCCTGAAAACGATTTGCATATGTCCGATCTGGCCAACCTGTGTGATGTCTTTTATATCGGAGGAACAAAGGTCGGTGCCTTGTTCGGAGAGGCTGTAGTAATTACCAATCCTGATTTGAAACAGGACTTTCGCTATCTTCTCAAACAGCACGGAGGAATGCTTGCAAAAGGGCGTCTGCTGGGCATTCAGTTTGAGACTCTGCTGGAAGGAGGCTCGGACAGTCTTTATTTTCAGATTTCAAAGCATGCAGTAGATCTGGCGCTTCAATTAAAAGCATCCCTTTTGGAAAAAGGGTATAAGTTATACTATGATTCCTTTACAAATCAGCAGTACCCTATCCTTTCCAATGAGGTAATGGAACGCCTCTCAAAGGAATTTTCATTTTCTACCTGGTGCAAAGTGGATGAAGGGCATACCGCAGTACGCTTCTGTACCAGCTGGGCTACCAGACCGGAGGCAGTGGAAAAGCTGCTTGATACTTTATAATCTAGGCGTTGTTCTAAAAGGATGGGCAAAAGTATCGATTTAGATACTTCCGCCCATCCTTTTTATACCAAAGTATGCAAGGAAAGCTGCCAGTGGCAGGTTTTCTGTATTCTCAAAATTAGTTTTTTATACCTCCTGATCATTCGTCAGATGCAGTTTGTCCAGAACATAGAAGGTCAGAGACAAAAGCATGCCGACCACACATGCCAGTACCATGCCCGTCAGCGAAACGCTTCCAAAGTTCACCGTTATGCCGGATAGTCCGATTACGAAGATTACAGAAGTTAATGTAAGATTTCTGGACTTTCCATAGTCCACTTGGGAATCTACCAGGATGCGGAGTCCTGAAGTCCCGATCATCCCATATAGCAGGATAGAGATGCCTCCGATAACCGGTCCCGGTATCGTACTTATCATCGTGGCCAGCTTTCCACAGCAGGAAGCCAGGATAGACAGAACAGCCGCTCCGCCGATTACCTGTACGCTGTAAACGCCGGTAATCGCCATGACTCCTATGTTTTCTCCATAGGTTGTGGTCGGCACCGAACCAACCAAGCCAGACAGGGTAGTCGAAAAGTAATCTCCAAAGAGCGTACTATGAAGTCCTGGTTTTTTTATTAAGTCTCTGCCTACAATTTTACCGGTTACGACCTGATGTCCAATGTGCTCAGAGGTTACCACGAGTATCACCGGAAGAATGGTT
The window above is part of the Novisyntrophococcus fermenticellae genome. Proteins encoded here:
- a CDS encoding ATP-binding protein, which encodes MERKIIKKLLLWKNSLKRMPLIIYGARQVGKTYTALSFGKQNYKNTVYFNMEDSAEITSIFERDLKPERIIRELSAISGQSIFKGDTLIIFDEIQACERALTSLKYFCENAPEYHIIAAGSLLGVAINRGKYSFPVGKVDMMNMYPMDFEEFLWATKNEQLCELIKKSYSTFTPLSIHDTAMDMYKTYLVVGGMPRAVLEYVDTNDFDFVLAAQKNLNDAYIADMAKYTTPQETTKIMAAWNSVPAQLAKENHKFQYKVIKSGARAYEYETPIDWLSSAGIINKCIRITEGRMPLSAYADNASFKIYMMDVGLLCSKFGIPANIIANSPHSFDGFKGALAENYIMQVLVTSGFKPFYWSSQGKAEVDFIFQDKQGRIIPLEGKSAENVRSKSLRTFVSQYNPPYSIRVSAKNFGFENQIKSIPLYALFCLNPDGGNE
- a CDS encoding prolipoprotein diacylglyceryl transferase, which encodes MYNDLFSIGPFTVHTYGLMIAIGIIAAYVVAERRAKKQGLDSEKIFDLVIWCLIFGFAGSKILYCLTILPQIMKDPMIIIRNFGDGWVVYGGIIGGILGAWLFCRKYKLEPWKYFDLALPSVALAQAIGRIGCFFAGCCYGVETKSNYGITFHSSDFAPNNVSLVPTQLISSGLDFLLFVFLIWFHKRKKADGQVTALYLILYSGGRFILEYFRGDLIRGTVGALSTSQFISIFMFAAGIILFVVRGRSKKTEAVHNEDKKE
- a CDS encoding threonine aldolase family protein, encoding MIHFECDYTEGCHSSILKKLIETNEEQTCGYGLDGHCEHARALICDLCEAPDADVHFLVGGTQTNTTVIASILRPHQGVLCAGTGHINVHETGAIEATGHKVLPLPSQNGKITASQIQAAYDEHWNDSDHEHIVQPGMVYVSQSTENGTIYSKAELTCLHETCQRCGLPLFLDGARLGYAMESPENDLHMSDLANLCDVFYIGGTKVGALFGEAVVITNPDLKQDFRYLLKQHGGMLAKGRLLGIQFETLLEGGSDSLYFQISKHAVDLALQLKASLLEKGYKLYYDSFTNQQYPILSNEVMERLSKEFSFSTWCKVDEGHTAVRFCTSWATRPEAVEKLLDTL